CCAAAATTCCAACTCATCGAGGACCTCTCATCCTTAGACACACCTTTCTCGCTTAGGAAATCAAAAGAGCATCTTTGATATGAAAAGTCGACAAAGCACCGGGTCCGGATGGCcttccaattcttttttttcagaaattctGGGAAATCATCAAACTTGACATCTTCAAACTCCGTGATGATTTCTCTTTGGGGAAGAAACAAACActggaaaaaaatcaattttgctAACATTGCTCACGATTCCCAAGAACCAAAACCCTCGAAGACCCTTCTCATTATCGCCCTATTAGTCCGATCAACTCGACGCTCaagattatttcaaaaattttagctAACAGACTAAGGCTTAAAATTGATTCCTTGGTGGATGTGACCCAATCGGCTTTTATCAAGGGTCGATGTATTATTGATAACATCGTCACTGCCCAAGAACTCATCTTCTACATGCAAAAACATCGCCTCCCGTGTCTGATCCTCAAAGTTGACTTTGAAAAAGCTTTTGATACTGTGGACTGGGGTTTCATGTTTGAGCTCCTCAAAGCCGGGGATTCGAGTGATAAATGGATTGGTTGGATTAATGCGATCTTCACTTCATCCAAGGCTAGATTTATTGTTAATGGTAGCCAAAGTGGTTATGTTAGATACCGCAGGGGGCTCCGACAAGGggatcctctttcccctctccTCTTTGTTCTGGCGGTTGACGTTCTGAGCTCCATGTTTAATAATGCCCTCAATTCTGGTATTCTTTATGGGGTGCCTATTGGTGAATCCGGTACAAAGATGTGTCACCCTGATACGCGGATGACCTTCTCATCCTTACCGCATGGGGGGTGAAGATCTGAGAATCATTAAGCTAATTCTTTACATCTTTGAGGGTTTGTCTGGTCTAAAGGTCAACTCTGAGAAAACATgcttggttgcctcccaaaagcACTTGGAACCGCACATCTCTCACTCCAGGACTCTCCACTGTAGTTCTGGCTCTCTCCCAATCACTTACCTAGGAATCCCTATTTCTGGAGGAAGACCTAGAAAGCAGGATTGGGACATTCTTCTTAGCAAAATTCGTTCGCGTCTTGCTTCGTGGAAGTCCAAGTTTCTCTCCTTAGGAGGTAGACTCACCCTGGTCAACTCTGTTCTAACAGCTATCCCCACTTACTGGATGTCCCTCTTTCGACTGCCAGTGGGGGTAGCTAAGAGTATTGataaaattagaagagattttctttggtcTGGCCCGGACACACAACATAACAAAATCAGACTTGTCAACTGGATGAAATTATGCCGATCTACCGATCAGGGTGGCTGGGATATCCTAAACCTTCAAACTTTTAACAGTGCCCTGCttggcaaatggtggtggaagattgCGTCTGGTTTACACTGGTGTGGTGAGGCTATTATTTGAGAGAATTATTTCAAAAGAGCCCCCCCCCATGGAACCTGTTCCAAAAGCAGCGTGGTAGATGTTCCTATTTCTGGAATGGCATCCTTCACTCGCTACCTGCTTTTAGAACAAACCTCTCCTCGATTATTAGAAATGGGACTTCCACACTTTTTTGGAAGGACAATTGGGTAGATGGGTGTGCTCCTATGAATATTTGGCCACATTTCTTCCTTGCATCTCCTTACAAGGAGAATACGGTCAGAGATTTTATTCTTAGGGGCCCTGACTCTCAGTGGATCGACTGTCCATCTGTGACTAATATTCTCTCCAATTTGACTACCCTTTATTCCCCTGTAAATGATGAAAAACGTTGGAAGTTAACTGCAAATGGAAAGTTTTCTGTTAAAACTTTTTATAACTTCTTAAATGATGGGGGCATGCGCTGTCCCGGGTCCCCTATCATCCTTAAAGGGGATTGTCCGAAAAAGATTAATCTCTTCAATTGGTTGGCCTGGGACAACAAGATCCTGACTTTGGAAAACCTTGCGTTGCGTAGGTGTAATTTTTTCCATTCTACGACTTGTGTGATGTGTCAAGCTAATGTTGAGACCGCAGACCACCTTCTCATTCATTGTCCAATGGCTTTGCATATTTGGAATTATTTCGGGCATCTTTATGAGGCGCGACGTAGTCCGATGTCTCTTAAGGACCTTTGGGGGGACTGGAGGAGAATTTTGCCTAAATCCCTTAAATCTTTCTGGGATCTACTTGTGAGAGCAATCACGTGGAACATTTGTCTTGAAAGAAATGCACGCATGTTTAATTATGCTTGTCTTTCTTCTGATTCCATCATTTTAAAGATTGTTCGAATGTTAATTGTGTGGTTAACTGCAGCCCCTGCATCGAAGAAAGCGAAGCTAGAAGAACCGACGTTGAAGATCAAAAGGAGTTTGGAGTTTCTCTCCGCCAGAGAGGTGGTGACTGATGCACCACAGTCGAGTTCCCCTGCGCTGCCCGAGATCTAGATTTGTTTTTATCTCCCCCTAAGGGTCTTTTCCTTTAGGGGATTTCCTGTGGTGTGTTTCTTTTCTGTTCTTTTGTTTGGTCTTACCACTCCTTGTGGTGCCTGCTTTTTTTTGTGAGCCTTGGCTCTTGGGTTGTACTCCTGTGCTTTGTCTTGCTTCTTTTTTATgaacgtggtttatccactttttcaaaaaaaacaaattataaatatcaaagGAAATACAGAACTGTCACCCATACAAAGAGCAAATTGACATGGTCTGAAATTGATAACAACAGAACCAACTctaataaaattgaatacaGATAGATTATCACAACTATCACCTAACCAATAAAGCCATGCTAAATTAACATGAATTCCCTTGTCAATCGAAGTAGTACgcagaaataattaaatttcattagCTTATCCAAAACCAATAAAGCAAGAGGAAATcaaccagaaaatacaaaaaagactTACCTttgtttctttatgttttcttccACGATCCCGATTAGCAATTGTTTTGATGAGCTTATTTGAATTAGACATATTACTCATCTGAGAAGCAATGGGTGAAGTCATGGACCCAGTCATTGGAGTAATTGCATCTGAAGAAGCATCAGGCAGTGTTTCAAGAGCTTAGGCTTCTTTGCCACATGCTGAATACAAAGGCCTGAACACATTTTTAGTAGACAACAATTTAGCAAATCATATGGATAATAATAACCctgatacaaaataaaattcaaaatcaaaaacaaGATACCAGTGCTTCCATTAGATTCAAAATGTGGATTCTCCAATCTCTTTTTAACATTCTGCAATTCAAATAAATGATTAAATGGTTGACAAGTTACTGAAGTAAATAGAAGCTTCTGTAcagaaataaaatcttaaatatggTAGTGGATTTTCTAGTACTTGCTCAAAGAATGACAAAACAAATTGAGACTTAACTGAAGCAGTATAAAACACAAAATATGAACATTTGGTATAGCCTCAAATCGAAATCAACACATAATTACATCATAATTCAATATTGACTTCATGTACAGAGTAAGCCGGAAATCATTTTCAAATATGTACACATTCTGCATTATAATGCTTGTATCACATAGCACATGTAGGACTTTGTAAGAATAATTAAGTACAAGAGGTAAGAACTATTGAGATGTTAAGCGCAAACTAGAtaactacaaaaagaaaataacatgaaAGAAACAATTGATATCTTCACCATCAGATAGGATTAATCAGAAAACTTACTTTCCGAGGAAGGGTATCTCAAGTCTTTTGCTAGTTGAGGATACAAAACTTGAATTTTGAACACAagcaaattgaaataaaaaatattaaactgaAAGGTGAGTCACCTGTTCATGTTGCATCATGGGGTCAACCTGCAACCTCTGTTCATAAGAGAAACCCTGCAATACAAGAGAATTTAGCCAATTTAACCACAAAATCAGACTAGacggaaaaaaaatagaaaatagtcGTACATTTCCAGGAACAACTAAAACATTTGCATCTGCCAGATTCAGTGAATTCTTTTACCCTAGATGCTtaggcttctttttctttttaatttttgtagatatTTCACTGTTGTCATATGGTAATTGGCTGTCATAGTCCATTGTAGACTCAACTTCCAGGTTTTTCCTGCACTGGGACCCAGCATGCATTGAACTCTGCTCATCTTGATACAAACTAGTAATCCCCACTTGAAACATCTGTTTTACTTCTAATTGCATGCCACCAGTAGGTGTGGTACTGAAAGGACTCACAAACCTCTGCCTAGCAGCTGTTCGCAAACGTTTTGTCGGTATTGAACCAACATTCAGAGCACCTGATGGTCCTTTTCCAATCAATGTTAATGGTTGATTTCCTATTCTACTATCTAAGCATGGTTCACCTGACAAATTTGCACCAGTTTCATATAATTTTGTGCCATATGACTTTTGCGGGAAGATTTTTCTCTTCTTGAGATTGAATTTTGAAGACCCACCACTTTCAAGTGTTCCAGGTAAAATATATGTGCCTGTTTCACCTTCCTCCTCTTCATATGTATTTTCATGATGTACAtctaatgaaaaaataacaacaatgtaAGCATCAATAAACCAAATGATAAGCAGCAATAATAATCAACAGCACAGATTGATTACCAGCCACAGAATCACAAACAGATGCCTCACAGTCCTCTTGATGCATAGAGTTGCTACTTCTCTGGATTACAGTCAATAAGTTAACATCTAAACttcataaagtaaataaattgaACATGAGGGCAGTTATGAAAATTGTCATTCAAGTATCATGATACATAATCACAAAGTAATTCACCAGTAGGAACATTAACTAAAGGAAGTGTAGTGCAATCAACAAGGCTTCCACCAGCACATGACCTCAGGAAGCTAAAGCATGCAGATTTTTTTCTCACATGCAAAGTGATCATTATCCCATCTCTAACACCCAAGTTGTAAATGAGCAATATTACTAGCACAACAAGGCCCAATCACCAGTAAGTAATTGAGAAACTACACACAGGATTATGTGCACATActatataaatttaatgatCAACTCAAGATAGacaaagttaataaaataaataaataaatggccGAAATACAATGAAATAACAAACAAGTTCCACTCGCAGGGATACACATCGAAGAACCAAGCAGATAGAAG
This window of the Dioscorea cayenensis subsp. rotundata cultivar TDr96_F1 unplaced genomic scaffold, TDr96_F1_v2_PseudoChromosome.rev07_lg8_w22 25.fasta BLBR01002179.1, whole genome shotgun sequence genome carries:
- the LOC120257552 gene encoding uncharacterized protein LOC120257552, with protein sequence MNIWPHFFLASPYKENTVRDFILRGPDSQWIDCPSVTNILSNLTTLYSPVNDEKRWKLTANGKFSVKTFYNFLNDGGMRCPGSPIILKGDCPKKINLFNWLAWDNKILTLENLALRRCNFFHSTTCVMCQANVETADHLLIHCPMALHIWNYFGHLYEARRSPMSLKDLWGDWRRILPKSLKSFWDLLVRAITWNICLERNARMFNYACLSSDSIILKIVRMLIVWLTAAPASKKAKLEEPTLKIKRSLEFLSAREVVTDAPQSSSPALPEI
- the LOC120257553 gene encoding chromatin modification-related protein EAF1 B-like, which gives rise to MQAYRESIESLWLRYKRSSNSMHQEDCEASVCDSVADVHHENTYEEEEGETGTYILPGTLESGGSSKFNLKKRKIFPQKSYGTKLYETGANLSGEPCLDSRIGNQPLTLIGKGPSGALNVGSIPTKRLRTAARQRFVSPFSTTPTGGMQLEVKQMFQVGITSLYQDEQSSMHAGSQCRKNLEVESTMDYDSQLPYDNSEISTKIKKKKKPKHLG